The Setaria viridis chromosome 2, Setaria_viridis_v4.0, whole genome shotgun sequence DNA window ACTAATGCCGGATTCGACGAAGCAGATTGCTCGGGTAAGAGGGGAACAACTTATGTTGCCCGGACCATTCGAGAGGTGCCTGGCAGGCACTACTTCAGCCTATGCATGCACTGAGCTACTGGCGCTCGCGCTGAGTGCGGGCGCCAAACCAGAAATCAACAGCCCTGTTGTCATCCCCTCCCGCAATCACCGGAGCCCACCACCGCTGCCACACCCCCGTCCTTTTCGCCACCATCACTGTCCGGGCCTGCGCGGCCGCGCACACATGCTCCCCGCGCCCTCCGACGCGACTGCCTCAGTGGCTCGCGCGCGCCCCTGCCCACTCATCATGCACGAAGCCGAGGTGAAAAGCCGCGCTTCGTGCGCCGCACAATCATGGCATCCCGGGAGACCTCTGCGGCCTCCATTAGGCCGTTCCGACCCACGGCAGGCATGGGCACAGCCGTTTTCCACAACCATCTCCATCCCTGCAGCAGCTCCAATGTTTCTCCTTCCACTCTCCAGCAGGTGCAGCTCTCTCTGGTCGTCGCGTAAGCTCAATTGATCACGATCGAGCTAGCGCGGATGGCAGATGCTACGGTCATGTAGTAGCTTTGGTACAATCTACTAGCTAGTAGGTCATATCATCTCCATCCTCCAGTGGTTACTAGTGCCCTCCGACGAGGAGAGGATGAGGGTCCGCAAGGCCATCCTCCTCCTAATCCATctcgtcctcttcctcgccgcgTCGACGTCGTTGACCTCGGCGGACAAGCCTGGCATGGGCATGCGGCGGCAGGTCCTTCTGCGGGAGAAGGCTACTCTCCTGTCCCTGAAGCAAGGGCTCACGCTGCcttcggcttcggcggcggccttggcggACTGGAACGAGTCCAACGGCCACGTCTGCAGCTTCACCGGCGTCACCTGCGACTGGCGGAGGGAGCACGTCGTTGGGCTCGACCTATCCAACATGGACATCTCTGGCGCCATTCCTCCGGTCATTGGGGAGCTCTCGCACCTCCGGAGCCTCGACGTGTCCAACAACAGCTTCTCGGGCGTGCCGGCGTCCATCGGCAACCTCACGCGCCTCCAGAGGCTCATCATGAACTACAACCGCATCTCCGACGCCATCCCTCCCGTCATCAGCGACCTCTCTCAGCTCCGGTACCTCGACATCTCCCACAATCGCATCTCCGGTGCCATCCCGCCGGCCCTCGGTAGCCTCTCGCAACTCCAGAGCCTCAACATCTCCAACAACAACATCTCCGGCGCCGTCCCTCCGTCCATCGGCAACCTGACGCTCCTCACGGACCTCATCATGTACGAGAACATAATCTCTGGAGGTATCCCTCTGGCCATCTGCAACCTCACGGTGCTTTATAACCTCGACATGTCAAGCAACAACCTCACCGGACAGATTCCAGCCGAGCTCTCCAACCTCCGGAAAATTGGCGCGCTTGACCTCAGCAGTAACCAGCTCACCGGCGGCATACCACCATCCCTTTCGGAGCTGACGGTCATGTACTACTTCAGCCTCCATCATAACAGCTTGTCTGGCCACATCCCAGAAGCAATCTTCCTGAACTGCACAATAATGGGAGTCTTCGACCTCGGCAACAATGACCTGTCAGGCGAGATCCCCCGCATGGCGTCCTCGGACACCCTCGCGGAAACGTTTGCCGTCCTCAACCTCTACTCTAACAGGCTGACCGGAACGCTTCCACGGTGGCTCGCCAACTGCTCGCGTCTGTACATGCTGGATGTGGAGAACAACTTGCtcgccgacgagctgccgacaaGCATCGTCTCGGGGAAGAAATACCTCATGTACCTGCATTTGTCCGGCAACCAGTTCCGGAGCCAGGACGGCAACAGGAACCTGGAGCCATTCTTCGCCGCGCTGTCCAACTGCTCCGCGTTACAGGAGGTCGAGGCCAGCGGCGTGGGGTTGGGCGGGCGGCTGCCGAGCCGGCTCGGCTCGATGCTCCCGCGCGACATGTGGCACCTCAACCTGGAGCTAAACTCCATCGAGGGCCCGATCCCCGCGGACATCGGCGACGTGATCAACATGACGCTGATGAACCTGTCGAGCAACATGTTGAACGGGACCATCCCGACGTCCCTCTGCTGGCTGCCGTTCCTGCAGCAGCTCGTGCTCTCCAACAACGCCCTGACGGGCGAGATCCCGGCGTGCATCGGCAACGCCACGCACCTCGGCGAGCTGGACCTGTCGGGCAACGCCCTGTCGGGGAGCATCCCGGGCAGCATCGGGACCCTCGTCCAGCTCACCCATCTCTTCCTGCAGAGGAACCGGCTCTCCGGGGTGATACCGGCGAGCATCGGCCGCCACGCCGGCCTCCAGCACCTCGACGTCTCGAGCAACCACTTCACCGGCGTGATACCCGATGTGGCCACCAGCATCCTGACGCTGAACCTTTCGCGCAACCAGCTCGGGGGCAAGCTGCCGGGTGGCCTCATCAGCAACATGCCGCAGGTGCAGACGATCGACCTGTCCTGGAACAACTTCACGGGCGCCAtcgtcgccggcctcgccgACTGCGTTGAGCTGACGGTGCTCGACCTGTCGCACAACTCGCTCTCGGGCTTCCTGCCGTCGTCCCTCGGCAACCTGCAGAGCCTCGAGAACCTCGACGTCTCGAACAACTCCCTGACCGGCGAGATCCAGAGCCTGGCCAAGTGCACCAAGCTGAGATATCTCAATTTGTCGTACAACGACTTCACCGGCGTCGTGCCCACAGCCGGCCCCTTCTCAAATTTCACCATCCTGTCCTTCCTTGGCAACCAGCGGCTGTGCGGTCCGGTGGTCAGGCGCCTGTGTGGAAGGCGCCGCTCGTGGTACCAGTCCCGGAAGTTCTTGGTCGTCCTGTGCGTCTGCTCCGCCGTGCTGGCGTTCGCGCTGACGATCATCTGCGCGGTCAGCGTCCGTAAGATCCGCGAGCGGCTCGCGGCGATGCGGGAGGACATATTCATGGGACGGCGCAGCGGCGGCTCGTCACCGGTGATGAAGTACAAGTACCCGCGGATCACGTACCGGGAGCTCGTCGAGGCGACGGAGGAGTTCAGCGCGGACCGGCTCGTCGGGACGGGAAGCTACGGGCGGGTGTACCGGGGCACGCTGCGCGACGGCACCATGGTCGCCGTGAAGGTGCTGCAGCTGCAGACGGGGAACTCGACAAAGAGCTTCAACCGCGAGTGCCAGGTGCTGAAGCGCATCCGGCACCGGAACCTGATGCGGATCGTCACGGCGTGCAGCCTGCCGGACTTCAAGGCGCTGGTGCTGCCATTCATGGCGAACGGCAGCCTGGAGCGGTGCCTCTACGCGGGGCCGCCGGCGGAGCTGAGCCTCGTGCAGCGGGTCAACATCTGCAGCGACGTCGCCGAGGGGATGGCGTACCTGCACCACCACTCGCCAGTCAAGGTCATCCACTGCGACCTCAAGCCCAGCAACATCCTCATCAACGACGACATGACCGCGCTCGTCTCTGACTTCGGCATCTCCCGGCTCGTCATGAGCATTGGCGGGGTGGCCAATACCGCCGACGTCGGCGCCTCCACCGCGAACATGCTCTGCGGCTCCATCGGATACATCCCTCCAGGTACGTTGTTTTGTGGCATCAAATTGCACGCTTCCTTCTCGTGATCAATTCACTTCATTTCCCTGGTCAGTTCTGACTGGTTCTTGATGATGGTCCGAAGAGTACGGCTATGGCTCGAACCCGACGACGAAgggcgacgtgtacagcttcggcgtgctGGTGCTGGAAATGGTGACGAGGAGGAAGCCGACCGACGACATGTTCGAGGCCGGGCTGAGCCTGCACAAGTGGGT harbors:
- the LOC117842283 gene encoding uncharacterized protein, with amino-acid sequence MRVRKAILLLIHLVLFLAASTSLTSADKPGMGMRRQVLLREKATLLSLKQGLTLPSASAAALADWNESNGHVCSFTGVTCDWRREHVVGLDLSNMDISGAIPPVIGELSHLRSLDVSNNSFSGVPASIGNLTRLQRLIMNYNRISDAIPPVISDLSQLRYLDISHNRISGAIPPALGSLSQLQSLNISNNNISGAVPPSIGNLTLLTDLIMYENIISGGIPLAICNLTVLYNLDMSSNNLTGQIPAELSNLRKIGALDLSSNQLTGGIPPSLSELTVMYYFSLHHNSLSGHIPEAIFLNCTIMGVFDLGNNDLSGEIPRMASSDTLAETFAVLNLYSNRLTGTLPRWLANCSRLYMLDVENNLLADELPTSIVSGKKYLMYLHLSGNQFRSQDGNRNLEPFFAALSNCSALQEVEASGVGLGGRLPSRLGSMLPRDMWHLNLELNSIEGPIPADIGDVINMTLMNLSSNMLNGTIPTSLCWLPFLQQLVLSNNALTGEIPACIGNATHLGELDLSGNALSGSIPGSIGTLVQLTHLFLQRNRLSGVIPASIGRHAGLQHLDVSSNHFTGVIPDVATSILTLNLSRNQLGGKLPGGLISNMPQVQTIDLSWNNFTGAIVAGLADCVELTVLDLSHNSLSGFLPSSLGNLQSLENLDVSNNSLTGEIQSLAKCTKLRYLNLSYNDFTGVVPTAGPFSNFTILSFLGNQRLCGPVVRRLCGRRRSWYQSRKFLVVLCVCSAVLAFALTIICAVSVRKIRERLAAMREDIFMGRRSGGSSPVMKYKYPRITYRELVEATEEFSADRLVGTGSYGRVYRGTLRDGTMVAVKVLQLQTGNSTKSFNRECQVLKRIRHRNLMRIVTACSLPDFKALVLPFMANGSLERCLYAGPPAELSLVQRVNICSDVAEGMAYLHHHSPVKVIHCDLKPSNILINDDMTALVSDFGISRLVMSIGGVANTADVGASTANMLCGSIGYIPPEYGYGSNPTTKGDVYSFGVLVLEMVTRRKPTDDMFEAGLSLHKWVKIHYHGRADAVVDPALVRMVRDQTPEVRRMSDVAISELLELGILCTQEQPSARPTMMDAADDLDRLKRYLGGDTTVTFASSLGFSSTTFEDID